The Halonatronomonas betaini nucleotide sequence TCAATTTAAATCTTAAGCTATATACTTTGTTTTTAATTATAATTATGTTATAATGTATAAGGATTGAATTTAAATCCAGGAGGTGAAGTTTAAATGGATAAAGAAAAAGTACAAGATGTATTAGATCAAATAAGACCTGGTCTTCAAGCTGACGGCGGTGATGTCGAGCTAGTTGCCGTTGAAGATGACGGTACAGTTAAAGTAAGATTAACAGGCGCCTGTGCCGGTTGCCCGATGTCCACAATGACTTTAAAGAATGGCATCGAAAGAGCATTAAAAGATCACATTCCAGAAGTAAAAGAAGTAGTACAGGCTTAATTTAAATAAACTTTGATATTTACAGCCCCGCCAGGGGCTGTTTTTCTGTTTTATTCATCCTCTTCTTCATCATCTTCAAGATCAAGCCCAATCTCTAAATCACCAAATAGTATATCTTCAATGTCATTGATCATTGTACTAAATCTAGCTCTAGCCTCCAAATACTTTTTAACATGATTATTCATCTGTACAAGGTTCTGCAATTCTTCAATTCTATTTTGATCCTCTTCTGGAACGTCCTTATCCTGAGATTCAAAATAGTTTATCTTCCAGGCTAAATTTTGATACTCTTTTAAAATATCAATACTCTTATCTTTCTGTTTAATTTCCTCTCTAGCTTCTTTGAAATTTTTATATTCATCGGAATCTTTAATAGCCTTGGCCAACCTGTGACTCAAATTATATACTGACATCAAATCACCTGCCTTTATTGATATTTTTTAATAAACCTGATATCTTTTAAGCCATTATCAATCTCAGCAATTGCAG carries:
- a CDS encoding NifU family protein, encoding MDKEKVQDVLDQIRPGLQADGGDVELVAVEDDGTVKVRLTGACAGCPMSTMTLKNGIERALKDHIPEVKEVVQA
- a CDS encoding YlbF family regulator, which codes for MSVYNLSHRLAKAIKDSDEYKNFKEAREEIKQKDKSIDILKEYQNLAWKINYFESQDKDVPEEDQNRIEELQNLVQMNNHVKKYLEARARFSTMINDIEDILFGDLEIGLDLEDDEEEDE